AAACCGATAGTTAGAAAGtgataaaaacaaacagaATGTCATGTGAATGACACCAAGAATAATAGATAACTTCATTTTATATGAGTTCATAAATAGTAAATTGTTATCTGCGCTATGCCAAGTAGGATCAATACCAATAGGATATGTACCAACTTGAACGGCTCGAGCAATAGCTTCCTCACTTTTTACGGGCCACACCCATCTGCTGGAGAAAATTGACATGGGCTTACTGAATAAATCATTATAGACAAATCCAACATACATTGAAAATAGACCCATAAGCAATACAATGTAACGACCGTAAAACACCATACCAACAATCTCGTCTAAGTCCTTTTTAGCTCCAAGGGTTTTTTCGtataaaacaaacattAACGCAACACTAGCCATAATGGCACCGTGACCCAAGTCACCAAACATAATTGCAAACAAGAAGGGGAATGTAACAATAGCTACAATACCATGATTTACTTCCCGGTAAGTCGCAATACCGTACGAGTCAATGATTGACTGGAAGCCTTCAGTAAATTTGTTGACACGGAAATAGGTAGGTGGTTGCTCAGAGGTATGAAcaacatttaaaattgtagGAGCTTGCGAATCTGTCAAGTCAGATATATTGCGAAGAGTTTTTTGCACCATTGGAAGGTTGGCAGTGGGACACCATCCTTCAGCAATCAGACACTTGTGATTTTGGTcataattgaataaattcATAACTTGAAACACGGTCTTATCCTTGTGGAGAACTGCTTCCCAAGCGGAAATGTGCTCAGCAATAAAGGTGAGTTCAGTATAAAGGGCTGAACGGGTATTTTCCAAAACGGCATTCAAATCACTGATGCTGACGTTAGCTTGCTGGATTTGAGAGGTTCTACCAGGTGCATCTTCTTCAACGGGAAATAAAGTAGCACCCAAACTCTCAGAAATTTTGCGAATGCGTAAGAGAATTTGAGTACCGTGGGCGATAACCAAAAAGATGGTTTTTTCTTCGTTCTTTTCCGCACCATGAATTAAAGAGTCGTCAGCCCGCACTTGatgaataaacaaattacCACGTAAAGTTCTCCATAAAATACGTTCTAGAAATTGAAACTTCACCGTAGGAATAATACCAGAAACGAAATCTAGAGTGGTGTTCATTTGTGGACTAGTTTCTTCACTGTCAAAAGTACCAGTGGTGCCCAATTCCAGGGCGTTTTCAATTAAAGGGGCGGTGGTGTCGTCTTCACCAGAAAAGATGGAGCTAGTTTCGTAGTTGTTGCGAAGTGGATCAACCGTGTTACCACTCTTCGAAAAGAATGCATCAGCTTTTGTCAATACGTTGGCAAACTCTAACTGCTGAAGATATCGAGCCTCTAACAACTGGCTTGACTCAACCAACTGTCGTACACGAGCCTCCAGCCTAGTGATTCTTTCAATGATATCTTCGATAGTGCTGCTTTCTAAAACAGACTCATAACTAGGAGGAAGATTGTGATCTGGGACATGAATGCCATTCAAGTCGATTTCTGAGTGAAGATAGCGAAGTAGTCGCTCAGTATCAGTCAAGCGTCGAATTTCACGAACGAAGGATCGTTGAAAAGCTACAACATCAGGGTTTAACTTAAAGAGTTAGTATAAAACTTCTAAGTCTCTCTCAAAATGCAAATCCTTACATCTTTAAAATGGATAGTCGACAACTCCCCAAGTGCCGACATAATAGGTCGAGCAGACTCCGTGGGGAGGTATAACTGTACCAGGGATACCTCCTCAGATCCTAGAATGCTTATTAGTATACTTAATTTGACAtatctttaatatttacGTACTGAATAAAGACGGTGACATATTGGGAGTAGGTACGTAGAATGTGGTAGCAGTAGTATATACACCAACTATTTACAGTACAGCCAGTGCAATTGCGATTAGTCTATGAAACAACAGCTAAATTGTGAATTTAACTTATTTTAAGTTACGttttataataatgaaATGTTATTGAAATGAACAATGATTTTGAGtcgataaaaattttctgcTAAAATGTGCGTTAAATGTCTAGATTCGAGAGACAAATACGATGAATCTCTATCTATAAATTTGATGAAAGATATTTTACTCTctatttcttaaaaaaataaaaccatTTGTCCCCACAACTGTttgtgaaaaaataaaaatgaaatgcGGTAGTCTGAATGGAATTTCACAGTGTTGACTTACTGTTTGCTATAAAGTATTTAATTGATACAATCATTTCATCTCGTAGACTTTTATTTAGTGCGACGAAAAAGCATTCAgtcaaaattaaaatgagAAGACACTGTAGAACGAACATTGTAAGAAATTggtttaatgtttttagaaaaaattctttaccgctttcttttattaaacagAAACAAGATTACAGGTCTCCCTTGCTTTGGCTTTCACGGAAGTGTGTTGAATTggatttataatttaagaTCATACTTCGTGACATATACGCTGGCTATTAAGTATGCAATTAGAGCCTTAGGATTTTTTAGCTATGGTCTAAGTGATAATCAGCTTTCGTGGAAAAGTTATATTTTAATCAGAACAGTTGTCTAAGTGATCTGTGGCTGTAAAACGTTAGAAAGCCGGTTTCTCAGATAAAATACCTTAACTACAATCGAATTACTAATTACCTCAAAAAGTTTCGATTCATTTAGACTAATCTTCGTACtcataaaatattatttttacaatacATAGTTATAAACATTTGTTACTCGTTTCGCCAAGTCACAATTTCCGCTACTCATAGTAAGTACTTGGAGCTTCCATGTTTTAAGCTAGTGCCAAACGCAGTATATTT
This portion of the Schizosaccharomyces pombe strain 972h- genome assembly, chromosome: I genome encodes:
- the vph1 gene encoding V-type ATPase V0 subunit a, which translates into the protein MSPSLFRSEEVSLVQLYLPTESARPIMSALGELSTIHFKDLNPDVVAFQRSFVREIRRLTDTERLLRYLHSEIDLNGIHVPDHNLPPSYESVLESSTIEDIIERITRLEARVRQLVESSQLLEARYLQQLEFANVLTKADAFFSKSGNTVDPLRNNYETSSIFSGEDDTTAPLIENALELGTTGTFDSEETSPQMNTTLDFVSGIIPTVKFQFLERILWRTLRGNLFIHQVRADDSLIHGAEKNEEKTIFLVIAHGTQILLRIRKISESLGATLFPVEEDAPGRTSQIQQANVSISDLNAVLENTRSALYTELTFIAEHISAWEAVLHKDKTVFQVMNLFNYDQNHKCLIAEGWCPTANLPMVQKTLRNISDLTDSQAPTILNVVHTSEQPPTYFRVNKFTEGFQSIIDSYGIATYREVNHGIVAIVTFPFLFAIMFGDLGHGAIMASVALMFVLYEKTLGAKKDLDEIVGMVFYGRYIVLLMGLFSMYVGFVYNDLFSKPMSIFSSRWVWPVKSEEAIARAVQVGTYPIGIDPTWHSADNNLLFMNSYKMKLSIILGVIHMTFCLFLSLSNYRFFKRKLDIYAVFVPSLIFLEAIFGYLVITIVYKWCIDWKAKDLQPPSLLNMLILMFLSPGTLEDQLYPGQKYLQVGLVIAALICVPWLLIVKPFVLWRRHSNEENKYQSLNSDLPNVDEADALMAVDSQEKQAEPFELGEVVIHQVIHTIEFCLGCVSHTASYLRLWALSLAHNQLSSVLWNMTLANGFRMTGIVGSIFVVILFGFWFIATCVVLVAMEGTSAMLHSLRLHWVEGMSKHFEGEGYAFTPFTFKVTAE